One segment of Hippopotamus amphibius kiboko isolate mHipAmp2 chromosome 2, mHipAmp2.hap2, whole genome shotgun sequence DNA contains the following:
- the FRMD3 gene encoding FERM domain-containing protein 3 isoform X4 produces MAKCLVKIQTRRGLRLQLVNHCSSNVFVRLLRHSSKITARNTGVPLPKDDDISAPLTSSSPVKESHEYEEPSSEEEDKIKEEPLTISELAYNPSASLLPTPVDDDEIDMLFDCPSRLELEREDTDSFEELEADENAFLMAEEEELKEARQALSWSYEILSGHIRVNPLVKSFSRLLVVGLGLLLFVFPLLLLLLESVSMQ; encoded by the exons ATGGCAAAATGCTTGGTCAAGATCCAGACTCGGAGGGGTCTCCGCCTGCAGTTGGTGAACCACTGCAGTAGCAACGTGTTTGTCCGTCTGCTGAGACACAGTTCCAAGATCACAGCCAGAAACACGG GTGTTCCACTGCCCAAAGATGATGACATTTCTGCCCCCTTGACATCCAGCTCACCAGTGAAGGAATCCCACGAGTATGAAGAGCCCTCAAGTgaagaggaagataaaataaaagaagagccCTTGACCATCTCTGAACTGGCATACAACCCAAGTGCCAGCCTGCTTCCTACCCCAGTTGATGATGATGAAATTGACATGCTCTTTGACTGTCCATCTAGGCTGGAGTTGGAAAGAGAAGACACAGATTCATTTGAGGAACTAGAAGCAGATGAAAACGCCTTTTTAATGGCAGAAGAAGAGGAGCTGAAGGAGGCTCGCCAAGCTTTGTCATGGAGCTATGAGATTCTGAGTGGCCATATTCGGGTGAACCCACTTGTCAAGAGTTTTTCCCGGCTCCTTGTGGTGGGCCTGGGCCTGCTGCTCTTTGTAttccccctgctcctcctccttttgGAGTCAG
- the FRMD3 gene encoding FERM domain-containing protein 3 isoform X3 → MAKCLVKIQTRRGLRLQLVNHCSSNVFVRLLRHSSKITARNTGVPLPKDDDISAPLTSSSPVKESHEYEEPSSEEEDKIKEEPLTISELAYNPSASLLPTPVDDDEIDMLFDCPSRLELEREDTDSFEELEADENAFLMAEEEELKEARQALSWSYEILSGHIRVNPLVKSFSRLLVVGLGLLLFVFPLLLLLLESGIDLSFLCEIRQTPEFEQFHYEYYCPLKEWVAGKVNLILYMLGCS, encoded by the exons ATGGCAAAATGCTTGGTCAAGATCCAGACTCGGAGGGGTCTCCGCCTGCAGTTGGTGAACCACTGCAGTAGCAACGTGTTTGTCCGTCTGCTGAGACACAGTTCCAAGATCACAGCCAGAAACACGG GTGTTCCACTGCCCAAAGATGATGACATTTCTGCCCCCTTGACATCCAGCTCACCAGTGAAGGAATCCCACGAGTATGAAGAGCCCTCAAGTgaagaggaagataaaataaaagaagagccCTTGACCATCTCTGAACTGGCATACAACCCAAGTGCCAGCCTGCTTCCTACCCCAGTTGATGATGATGAAATTGACATGCTCTTTGACTGTCCATCTAGGCTGGAGTTGGAAAGAGAAGACACAGATTCATTTGAGGAACTAGAAGCAGATGAAAACGCCTTTTTAATGGCAGAAGAAGAGGAGCTGAAGGAGGCTCGCCAAGCTTTGTCATGGAGCTATGAGATTCTGAGTGGCCATATTCGGGTGAACCCACTTGTCAAGAGTTTTTCCCGGCTCCTTGTGGTGGGCCTGGGCCTGCTGCTCTTTGTAttccccctgctcctcctccttttgGAGTCAGGTATTGATCTCTCCTTCTTATGTGAAATCCGCCAAACGCCCGAGTTTGAGCAGTTTCACTATGAATACTACTGTCCTCTCAAGGAGTGGGTGGCTGGCAAAGTCAACCTCATTCTTTACATGCTGGGTTGCTCATAA